The Chelmon rostratus isolate fCheRos1 chromosome 9, fCheRos1.pri, whole genome shotgun sequence sequence AAGGGATTGAAGATGTCAATCAAGGACATTTTGATCACATCAGAAGCAGTTCTGAGAAGAGCTTTAGTCAGGTAGATCAAGTGCAAAGACCTGTGTGAGTGGACTATGACTTTATAAGGCCTTAAGAAGTCCTTTTGCGCACATACAAAGGCTAAATATGTGATAGTTTGTGAAAATGTGGACATATGTGGtttatgttttgctttgtttatgcTTTGAACACTTATCAGATATTTATTGAGCCTAACCAAACACCTGTGATTAAATTCAGCAGTTTAAATAACTGTAAACAAAAAGCTTAACAACAGGTCTCAGGCTCGTGCAGAAATAGACAAACATGAAACGCAGTGTGGACGGGTTTCGACATGTTTGGAGTGACTGCCTGGCTCGCTATAAATCAATGAACAAAATGACTTGTGCTTTCCAGCTCtaatctgtgactgtgtgtgttcttggcgtgtctgtttgtgtttggaggGAGAGTTTAGAGGAAGCGTGTTTCCTGATGTGGGCACAGTCATTTACTGCattgaaaaatgttgaaatttagCTCTTTACAGCCTGCTTACaacttctgtttctttcctgtgcattttgtttccttaacagagcagctaaaaccCCGGGCACAGGTATTTTGATGTGAGGATTACAGAACTGCATCAGTGTAAGCGAAGGGATAAGAAAAGACTCGAATGATAACACACAGGGAGACATGATGGACGCTGaggtgtctgtgctgctgcactgtgcagccTGGAGGGGGCTGCTGGAGTCTCAAGTGCAAGTGGAGCTCTCTGAAAGGTAGGAACCTAAATCAGACCCCTAAAATGGTTTCAAACCATAGCGTTATCTACTTAAAGGGCTTTCCCACTGAACAACACAGTGGCTCAAACATCTGATATGGATATTGGGTTAACTTGTGGTCTAACTTGCCTCAGCTGTTGAAATCAAAGTCCCTTTGATCACCATTGACACTGTgcataatgtacagtatataaataaatgtctttaGAGACTTTACAAGGTGTCATAAGTGATATGCATTGTACTCTATACACAGTACATTTGGCTTAAAAAATAAGCTGAGatgttctatatttttctcttgtcaacaaatccaataaagagaccaaaaccaacaatgaactgatcctCCCAACAGTTACTATCTGCTTATTCCTCTGCACCATACACCTCCACCTATCTCAAATACATAACAGCACACCACATTTGTGGGTGAAAACAGTCCCGAATAAATGCACTATCACTCCTCCTCTTAACATTTGCCAAAAACTACAAGTAACCGGCTGTTATAGCCTTTGTAGccttctttaaaaaatacactttcagAAGGAACCAGTGGGAACCAATGGCAGGAAAGTCTCTTTctgaaaaatgtagaataacGCCTGCCTCATCCTTTAATTtagtaattttactttttactttataggaaaaaaaaggcattgtAGCAacctgaaatgttatttttcattcatctccCTCTTTTCAGATTTAACAGGCAGACAGATCCGACTCTGGCGCGTCAGATAGAGGAGGTGTGGACCGAGCGGGTGTCCAAAGAGCCGTGGCTTTTCAACGGTTCCAAATTCAGGCTGCACTCTTTCCACTTGGCCTCTCCTGCAAGTGTCTCATCATCCTCCGTTACTCCTAAACCCCCACCCTGCACTCATTCACCCCACGTCCCCATCTTAGACCATGCAGAGGATCAGGAAGGGGAATTAAACAGCAGGAAAAGTACAGAAGAGAATTCATGTACCAGCGATTCTCTGCATGACACTGCTCAGAACAATTtggacagaggaaacacacatgtgaatcaggcagaaaatacagaaaacacagatgatCAAGAGACTGGGCCGCTCCTCACTCTGAGACTAGGCCTGACATGCTACAAGGACTACCTGGGAACAAACTGGTCGTGTCGAGCGGCAGAGCTCCGTCAGCTGGGAGAGGTGGAGTTCGGCGATGCTCTGGCGCTGCTGGCTCAGCCTCTGGGTGTGGGCGCCGTCTTGTGTACAGATGACGGTCAGGTGGTGTTGATTCGGAGGAGCCAGAGGGTGGCAGAGGCAGGGGGGCTCCTGGACATCCCGGGCGGTCACCCAGAACCCAAGGTgagaagaaacaaagtgaatgaaatgtCACTAACGTGTCACCAATATGcctgatgtgttgttgtttaccATCGCCGCCGTCCTCAGGTGGTGTGTGAGCGTCTGGGCCAGGCGGTGTGTGAGGAGCAGATCAGCGTGGACATGATGCAGCAGAGGCTCGTCGTCTCGGAGCTGTTCTCATCTGTGTGCGCTGAGATCAGAGACGAGGTCGGGTTTTCTGCAAAACAGTGTTTAAAACAAAAGGCCGCATTTCCATATTTTGGAAATTTGCATGCTTTTTAATTTCCTTATGATTTGCTGGTGAATAAATCAGCCCAAGTTCCTCATTTTCTCACCCATGCTGAAATTAATTGTGTTGTAATTGTAACTGGTTAGTCATTTAGTTtagaaaacatgagaaaaaagttaaaaatgtccGTTGAAGGTTCTGAGACGCCTTCAAATCACTCATTTTGTCTGACCGACAGTCTAAAACCCACACATTCTGAGTactatcacataagacaaagaaagtcCTCACATTTGGGAAGCTGGAaccaaatatttttatttttattttgtcaataaaTGAATCAGATGGTTAATTTGGCATGTTTCAGCATTAGTTTTAAACGTTAAAGGTCTGTTTCTGTGCATACACCTCTTGTTAAAAGAtcaataaactaaataaaactgagaataacagcactgactgaaaaataattacattttcaaagaaaaTTATCTCTGGTGACTTAAAACCTCCATGTGTTGAACAACAAATGATTGAAACATGTTTCAGGTTAATCAGAAAGCATTTTCGTTAGTTAGTTCGTTAGTGCTGGTCAGAGTTCAGTTGGCATTTGAACACGACCAAGTTTTTAGCAAAGATAGAGAACAGAGAACCAGACTTATTTTaatctctctcttccctcatCCCACCTTCACTCTGTCCATCCACAGGTGAATGTTCCTCTGAGCTCCCTGGGAGAGCCTGTCCTGATGGGCGTCGCTCTGAATCACACCAGCGCTGGTAGACCGAGCGCTGAGTTCTACGTCAGGTACCCTTTCCTTGATTGTCTTGAAAGTCAGTGAATCAGAGAAACCACAGTGCCGCCATTCATTATGACCATGTACAATtcaatgggttttttttttcatatattacCTTCATTTAACCAGGtatgttcattttgtaagaGAGCTGCAGATAATACAGAAGGTGACAGACACCAGATGTATTTGCTGTGACCTGAGATGatgacagaaagatgttttcaggGATATTATGGCTGTTTGCCTAGAATTGCAGTCAGTTGTCGCTGTGTGTCCTCAGTTGCTCACTGACAGCTGATGAAGTCAGAAAGTTGTACTGGAAAGGAGGAGCAGAGGCCCACGAGTCTACAGATATTGTCTTCCTCAGCAAAACAGTGAGTAATGTATAACTGGAGAGTTATAATTAATAGTAACTCCAGAGCTTTCTTGTTTTGGCAGCTGCATTAGGAGGAATGTGAAGTATATAACAAGACGTAGACACATAAGTGATGTGTTTAGAATGAGGGCCTTCTACATAAATATCTAATATCATCTTAGCAACATCTAAAAGCACCAAAACATTGTGCtgactgcattttgttgttcCTCCTTGTAGGAGGTGTTGCAGCTGGACAGAAGCCGCCCTCTGTGGTCAGAGCTGTGTCCTTCAGCTAAAGGAGCCGTGCTGCTCTATCAGACAGTGAAGCCTGACGGAGAGCGAGGCCAGAGCAGGCGACAGGAAACTCAGCTGATTGCATCAGAGGATGCATCCAGATGATcaaatgtacacacaaagagaaacatttcaaaagttcAGCAATTTATTACTCTTTGACTTAAAGTCCTCTCTGACCAATACTGGTATTACCATTGTGCAAAAtactgtagattttttttattgtttgtacctcgtacagtaaaacacaatacattttaaaaaatatcttgAATAAAACGCTAAAAAGTGACCTGgttttcattaaaatgattaaatactACAAAACAAAGTCTGATTGGCCAAAGCAGCAAGTGCAGCACATACTGTAGTCTGTAGTTCTGTGTAATATGACTTCCTGATGTAGTTAGCTCTCTTCTTCAACATTAAATGACATCAGTAAAATTATTGTTCCTGTAAACACATATAGTGCAGCGACATCTGTTTCTTCTTGCTCCAGGTTTCTTCACCAGTAACCTTCATAACCGCGGCCACCAAAGTCTCTGTAGTCGCAGCAGCCCTGGCCCTGATAAGCCATGTtccactgaaatgtaaaaaatcgAATTTAATTTGGATGTTGCAGTGTTATTTAGCATCTGACTAAACATCTGTGCATAACAACCTGCCCTTACACTGAACTCTATGACCTTATGCCTCCTTTTACCATGTCCACAGCTGGTATAAATTCAATCTCAGATTCGACGTCTAGTGGCATTGAGGTGATTTCTACTAAACACAGGATGTAGCAATGAGGTGCAGCAGGTTTAAACCAGCTAAGCTAATGACAAATCAACAGCACcaaatgatgtcatcatgaGATTTGTGTTATGGTTTGATTTCACAACACTTACATATCTTGGCTGCTGCTTCCATGACTGCATGTTGAGTCGCACGTCGGTCAACCCTACAAAGAcgataataaaaacaattaacatCTGAAAATATAAACTCTCCCAAAATACATCCTTTCATTTATTACACTGACCAGTCCACTGCATCCTATGTGAGGGTCGAGGGCCGTGAGGGTGGGGTCTTTTCTTGTTAAGTCTGGGTTTCTTCTTGTCCTGAGTGGGGATGGGGGGCAGCAGTCTGCGAGCCTCATCTTTGTACTCCTGCAGGAGCGCCTGTGCCTGTTCCTGAGGGAGCTCGACATAcatcagctcctccagcaggtcactctgctgctctgggAGACTGCAGCTCactgaagaaaaggaggaaaacttCAGTTGTGGAACGATGACAGAAGCGCAAAATAAAGGACTGAGGCCTCCTATCCCTGAGACGTAAGTCAGACCTTGCAGTTTGAGGAGGGCGGTCTCGGGGATCTGCTCCCTGTCACTCATCTGGTGCTGGGACAGTCGACGTCTCCACTCGTCTGCTGAGGGAAagaccaccaccacccaccgCCTGAAGCCTGtaaacagctgcagcttgtgACGCCGTGCAGAGAAGAGGATGTTGCACTGGACAGAAGAGAGATGGTGAAGAGGATATGGCAAGAGAAGTGAGGAGGTGGAACACGATGTCCGAGTACTGACACCTCCAAGCATGTGTCAGTGCATCAATGGATAATTAATCACACATGCTTATGACCTTATACAATAATTCTGACacataatgaaataattttGACATTTATCTGAAACTGTAGTGGACCCACATACAACTGCTTGGTgatgatagatagatacttaGAAAAATGGTAACACTTTTCATACTACTGAGGATAACCATATGTGGTTTTATAATTATTCACTAACCAGTTAAttctaataaaacaaaatattcaaatttaaTTAAAGGACAGGATTTTCAGAGTTAAATCAATATGTGAAGAGTTACCTGGTCGAGGATATAGTTGCCAGGAGTCTGAGCAGCTATCTTGATCACATCAGTCAGACACTGAGAGGCCTGCTGCAGCCTGCTTTCCCTCTGACCCCCACTctaaacacgcacgcacacacagaggttgAACATTTATGGATCAGTAGGTCAGAAAGTGAACACCATCTTTGAACATATTTATGTACATATAATATAAAGCCTGAGAGTGAAGGCTGGAGGTCTGACTGACAATCATACAGGCGAGCAGCTCCTCTGTGCCCAACAGTCTGTACTGTTTCTCTGGATGCTGCTTCATGTGAGTCCTGGCCCAGTGGCTCTTCCCAGAACCAGGAAGACCAACCATCAACAACACctggagagagggacagagaagtTCAAACATTACGTTAACGTGTAAGGactatttttatattcagtctGAAAATAACCAATAGTTGTTCTTTTTATCCACACTGGCAGGAGGCCTCTAGGGATGTCGGTCTGATGGTCGGcccaccgctttggtccagactgaaatatctcaaagcGTCAATTTTGTGCAGACGTgatctccagaggatgaattctactgacttttcctctagtgccaccatgaggctgacatttgtggctGTTGAAATGATGTGAATTCTGCATTTGGCCTTTATATTATCCACATTCAAATActttggatggaaacccagcGACAGTCTCTCACCTCACACCGTGCTCTGGAGGAAGGCGCTGATGTAGAACGAACCCTCTGGCCTGTTGGAAGAGCTGCCACCGATGTAAAGCCTGGCGGGCCAGGGTACCATGGAGAAGCTGTGGGGTCCAGCTGGAATCTGACTGAACAGCTCTTACAGAGGACATGAGGGAACAGGGCACGACCCAGCAGCACAGGGGCATTCAGGGAAAAGGCAACACCCATGAAACGACCGTTCTTATGAAATGAGAGCTCAACAGCAGTGCCTGTGGAGAAAgactgtcacacaaacacacacaggtgggaTTATAAATAAGAAATATCCTCCAACTCCACCAAAACAAGAGCTTCATCTGACAAGAAACAAACGAGACAGCGAATTTTCAGACTgtgaacagaggaggacaaagatAGAAAAGTGTTCCTCACAGCGTAACAGCCAATGATGTCCCCCTCCGAGAAAGGTTCTCCAAAGTCTTCCTCCATCCCACCCGATACTTTTTTACCACGCCCATCATAAGCAAACGAGAATTCACCTTCACCTGATAtgagacagaggacagatgTTCAAATAAACTCTCCTGGCAAAAAGGTGAAATGAACCTAACAATGAACCTAATCCTTacccagcagcagagaggtgtTGGCCATCGACCAGCCCACTCTCAGGCCGCAAGAATCCATGTCTTCTTGTTCCTCCAGCTGTGTAGTCAACAACTTCCTCTCCAGCCTCACCTCAAAACCCACCCTGCCCTGCAGCACCCCGTGGGTGAGCCTGCAGCCGGACCACAGCGAGGGGCATCGAGCCCAGAACCGCGGCTGGCCACATCCACCGTCAGGACCCGCCTCAAAGTGGAGGTGACTGTCATCTGTGCAAACAATAAGGAAAATCAGAGATTAAAAATGCCCCTATGCTGCTCTTATGACTTCACATGTGACTCTTGGGACTATTTTCTAGAAAAAATAGTTAATCTTAGTTTAAAATACTGACTTGATCAGGGTTGTTTCATGTCTCTGCACAAGACTGTGTTGTTTACTTCACTTACATGGATTTAATCTGACTttatcttcatcctcctcttctgtctcctccctgTTCACTGGAGGTTGTGGAGATTTGGCTCTGGTTGAGATGAGATGGAGACGCGTGCTGCTTTATAATAACCGTTTCAATGAAATCTCATTTTCAAAAAGTTCCTAAAAAGATTTTTAAGGTCTAAATCCGGgatagtttcacattttttcaaacCCAAACCCTTTTctactttcttcttctgttccgAAAATGGTGGAGCTAAGAAAGTCACAATATTCTTTTCACTACAATCTATCTTGCATTACCTCTTGTATCGTATCTCCTCTTTGAACTCGTAGAAAGCTCGACCTCTGGCCCTCTCCTCTGATGACTGAgctctcctgtcctgtccctCTCCGGGACGCTCTGCATATCCCGGCTCAGCTTGGTACTCTGGAACACTGTCCGAAATCAGATCCGAGCTTTGCTGTGGTGTTGGCAGACCGGTgtcagtctctgtctgtgtggcaCAGTCTGTGAACTCTCTGGTGCGGTCTAGTTTACAGCGCGCAGTGACACCAGCTTCTGTCGGTGTTGACGAGGACTGAGCGCGGACGTCCGCGATCTCCGTCTGTGCCGCAGGTGTCACTGAGGTgtcattttgtggttttggctCTTCCTCACCGTCTTCTACACTTTGTCCTGCCTCTAAAGCAGACCACAGCCTGCCTATCAGCTCAGCCTTCAGTCCCTTGATGTCCAACCCGAGTTCTTTAAGTCTGGACCGCAGCTCGGGCACTTTCAACTTTTTGATTTCCGTTAACTTCATTGTTACCGTGTGAGTATAAAGTCTTATTCAAGTTGTAGCTTCCTCAGTAAAAACAAACCCAAAGTAAACTGTTGGGGAAAAGGCAGCAGTTCGGACCAAAACATCGGTTCAATATGGTGCCCTGGTTTGTGATTGGCTCTTTACCTCTTCTTCCTTATGTATTTTCGCAGTTTACACACCACCAGGTGTCTATACTGCCACCAAATGGCTAAAATGTTACTACACCTGGTATTGACGCATAGATCCTTCACATTTTTAGGCTTTGTCCGTATTTTCTACAGGCCTGAAACCTTCGCACTTTGTCTCGCACCTATGCCACGCTGCACTTCttctaaaatgttgtattttgcttttatgcattctatgaactctatttttaacttaattttccatcttatgttatGCATTATCTTTAGTCTGTTTTCAGCCTTCATCTTATTCTTACAATTATCaagtggcttttttttctccatcttattttacgtCAATTTCCTATCtattttttatgttcttttaaGTGAAGTACTTGATGTTGCAAACCActcttatttattattattttatgtaagGAGGCAGAGTTCCTATTAATAATACATgtatcaatttttttttctgggagcATTGGGAAAGTAATCCTTAACATACAGTAAGCCTGCTCCCATTATGTATGAATTTACATATCACCcattacattacatatattgtcGACCTAATCTGCTCTGTTGATCtacttttgttgtgttttatatgtgtcagttatgttgcttttttaaagGCAAGAGAGATAAGCATGTCACGGCCTGACTGTAGTGGAATTGTATTCTCAACTCCAAAAAGCCAGTATTGATGTATATGGACATACTTTTTTGTATGTATATGTTGAGACAACATTCATCCAGAACGACAAGCTTTTTAttcaacaaacaagacaaatgcaaaaaacatgaatgtgaatGAGCACAAACAGATATAAGAGGTAAAAAGCAAGAACATTGTCAGTTAtaatacaaaaaacatttcacatattACAATTCATTGCAAGTGACATGACTGTCTCACCTCTCTTTACTTCAGATTTcttgctctgctgtctgtgtttcattaCAGCCACTTGAGTCCATGATAACAGGACAGTGTGGAAGCAACTTtgaatcatttgttttaaaaacttATCTCCTCTTCACTGACCCTGTTGGGCTCTGCACAAATCTCTCTCCACATGAAAACTATTACAGATCCTTGAAGGTTTAGCTTCTGATTGTACCCTACAGACTGTACAAGTGTCATTTGAGAGAATTTGACTGCTTCATTAACGCCCTGAGTGGCCGTgtccacacaaacagcatcataACAACAATCGTcaaaagaagagagaaggtCAGCAGCGACTTTTCCGTTACACAACAGAACATTCAGGTCATGCTCACATAGTGAGCCTGTTTCTCGTACATGGTGGCTCAGTCACACTCACCACATGCTTCACAATGAAAGCACCTCAGTGCTACATCTGAATATTACGCTCAGAACAGTCAACAAACATGTATTCTCCCTGATGAGGACATACTGTGCAAAATGTCAGACTCCATCTGAAATGTAAACAACCATGcatattaaatatattcaaagtCGGCTGTAGGAAAAACACCCTCTGGCTGCCTGTGGTCAAATGACCTGTCTAAGCAATAGCTTCTCAATAACACTGTGGTTATTAGATCACTGAATACTTCCACTTCAGTTGTTCTGAGGAGTGTTGCTTTTTGTCTTCTGTAAAATCCCTTTTGTCCAAAGACAGAGTTGAGGTTAGTCCCAGTTAGTGCACACTGTTACACTGGAGTCACAGAGCTAAGCCTCGGTTTTTCTGAAAAACGAATTCCTGCAGACAGTTTTAAAAGCCCAGAAGCTCGTTGAACAACATTTAGTGCTATTCTGAATCCTTTCGACTCTTCTAACCATGTAGATGAAACATACTCAGTTTGctgcatgattaaaaaaaggagatgtttacatgtttttaaatttgatttctATCTTCTAAtctaaacaaaaaaactgtaGCTGGAAATGACAGTTGTCCTTATTTAATTTGtacaccacacacaaaaaattaaaaagctttATTATCAACTAAATTTGTAAGCATTTCCCAATATACCCAACTCAGGAGAACAACTTTGAGGCTGACACCATCTCCATAAGAAATGGTGTCTTTGAGGATTTTGTAAACTGACAGtgtttggaatttttttt is a genomic window containing:
- the nudt22 gene encoding uridine diphosphate glucose pyrophosphatase NUDT22 yields the protein MMDAEVSVLLHCAAWRGLLESQVQVELSERFNRQTDPTLARQIEEVWTERVSKEPWLFNGSKFRLHSFHLASPASVSSSSVTPKPPPCTHSPHVPILDHAEDQEGELNSRKSTEENSCTSDSLHDTAQNNLDRGNTHVNQAENTENTDDQETGPLLTLRLGLTCYKDYLGTNWSCRAAELRQLGEVEFGDALALLAQPLGVGAVLCTDDGQVVLIRRSQRVAEAGGLLDIPGGHPEPKVVCERLGQAVCEEQISVDMMQQRLVVSELFSSVCAEIRDEVNVPLSSLGEPVLMGVALNHTSAGRPSAEFYVSCSLTADEVRKLYWKGGAEAHESTDIVFLSKTEVLQLDRSRPLWSELCPSAKGAVLLYQTVKPDGERGQSRRQETQLIASEDASR
- the si:ch211-107m4.1 gene encoding heterogeneous nuclear ribonucleoprotein U-like protein 2; its protein translation is MKLTEIKKLKVPELRSRLKELGLDIKGLKAELIGRLWSALEAGQSVEDGEEEPKPQNDTSVTPAAQTEIADVRAQSSSTPTEAGVTARCKLDRTREFTDCATQTETDTGLPTPQQSSDLISDSVPEYQAEPGYAERPGEGQDRRAQSSEERARGRAFYEFKEEIRYKRAKSPQPPVNREETEEEDEDKVRLNPYDSHLHFEAGPDGGCGQPRFWARCPSLWSGCRLTHGVLQGRVGFEVRLERKLLTTQLEEQEDMDSCGLRVGWSMANTSLLLGEGEFSFAYDGRGKKVSGGMEEDFGEPFSEGDIIGCYASFSTGTAVELSFHKNGRFMGVAFSLNAPVLLGRALFPHVLCKSCSVRFQLDPTASPWYPGPPGFTSVAALPTGQRVRSTSAPSSRARCEVLLMVGLPGSGKSHWARTHMKQHPEKQYRLLGTEELLACMISGGQRESRLQQASQCLTDVIKIAAQTPGNYILDQCNILFSARRHKLQLFTGFRRWVVVVFPSADEWRRRLSQHQMSDREQIPETALLKLQVSCSLPEQQSDLLEELMYVELPQEQAQALLQEYKDEARRLLPPIPTQDKKKPRLNKKRPHPHGPRPSHRMQWTGLTDVRLNMQSWKQQPRYWNMAYQGQGCCDYRDFGGRGYEGYW